The genomic interval ATTAGCAAAGCAATTGTAGCAGAGGCTGGACTTTCATTTTTAGGTTTAGGAGACCCTACATCAAAAAGCTGGGGTCTTATGCTAAATCATGCTTTAGCCTTTCAAGGTATTTATTTTACAGAATTTTGGAAGTGGTGGGTACTATTTCCCCTTGGCTGTACCTTGATGGTTGTTTTATCAGTTTCTTTTGTAGGGAAAGAAATAGAAAGAAAAAGGGTGAGTACTTATGGAAAAGCAACTGTTAACAATTGAAGATTTGTCTGTTTGTTATAGACAAGGTGACCTTGCAGTAGAAGCGGTAAGAAAGGCTTCTTTTTCTGTTGAAAAGGGTAGTGTACTAGGTATTATTGGGGAGTCTGGCAGTGGCAAAACCACCATAGCTATGGCTATCATGGGTTTGTTGGAGAGAAGTACCACTGTTGCTGGGAAAATATATTATGGTGATGTAGATATGAATGGATTATCGGAGAAGGAAAAAAATAAATACCGGTGGAAAAACATTGCTATCGTCTATCAAAATCATCTTGATATATTAAATCCCGTGATGACCATATATCATCAAATTGCAGAAGGTCTTCAACAACATACAAGCTTATCTCAAAGAGAAATACAAAAAAGAGTAATAGAGCTGGCTTCCATGGTAGGACTAGAGGAGGAGTGGTTACTACATTACCCCCATCAGCTTTCTGGAGGTATGCGGCAAAAAGTTTTAATTGCTATGGCCCTATGCTGTAATCCGGATTTACTTATTGTAGATGAACCCACTACAGCATTGGATGCCATTACTAGAGAAGAAATAATAGATCTATTATATAAGTTACAAAAACAAAAAAAAATGACCATGATTGTCATATCCCATGATATGTATGTGGTAAAAAGATTAAGTCAAAAAAATTTAGTAATGTATAGAGGTGCGATACTAGAAGAGGGTTTTACAAAGGATGTATTAGAAAATCCTATGCATATCTATACGAGGGGATTGTTAAATGCTGCTCTGGATATGAATCCTTATCAGGATTTGTGGGGAATACCGGGGGAGGATAAGGATTATGGAGGAATGGGTTGTCTTTATTATGATAGATGCACTCAAAAATCTTCTGTTTGTCGATCTCAGGTACCGATACTACAATATATTTCATTAGAAAGAAAGGTAGCCTGCAATCGGGGAGGAATTGCCACCCTCCTAGAGGGAAAGGATATTAGTAAAAGCTATACCCATAAAAAACAGGTAATTAAGGCTTGTGACAGTTGTCATCTTCAAGTGAGATCAGGAGAAATTGTAGCCTTAATAGGACAATCTGGATCAGGAAAAACCACATTAGCTACTATATTAAGTGGATTACTAAAGAGGGATACAGGAGATGTTTTTTTTGAAGGCAAGACTGTAGTGGGTAATAATTTTACCAAGATAAAAAATGGAATACAAATTGTTTTCCAGGACCCCTTTTCAGCCACAAACGAAGATTTTACTATAGAGGAAACTGTTGGAGAGCCTTTAGATATTTTAAGGATAGGTAAAAAAGAAGAGAGAAAAGTAGCAATAAAAAAGGTGCTACAGGAAGTACAATTACCTACATCCCAGGAATTTTTACAAAGAAAATGCAACACTTTAAGTGGTGGACAACGACAGCGGCTAGCTATTGCCCGTAGTCTAGCGATGGAGCCTAAGCTACTGATTGCCGATGAAATCAGTTCTATGTTAGACCCATCTACCAAGGCCAATGTATTAAGGCTTCTAAAGGGGTTACAAAATAAAAAAGGATTTGCCATGCTTTATATTACCCATGATTTACTGCTGGCTAGAAAGATTGCTGATGAAGTATATATTATGAGGCAAGGGAAAATCATTGAAAAAGGAAATGTCCTTAAGGTTTTCAGCAATCCTGAGAGTAATTATGGAAAAATGTTGATACAGAGGGAGCTACATAAAACCATAGATAGCCTATAGTTATGATAGATTATTGACAAACCCACAAGTTTTTGCTTGTG from Natronincola ferrireducens carries:
- a CDS encoding ABC transporter ATP-binding protein, which codes for MEKQLLTIEDLSVCYRQGDLAVEAVRKASFSVEKGSVLGIIGESGSGKTTIAMAIMGLLERSTTVAGKIYYGDVDMNGLSEKEKNKYRWKNIAIVYQNHLDILNPVMTIYHQIAEGLQQHTSLSQREIQKRVIELASMVGLEEEWLLHYPHQLSGGMRQKVLIAMALCCNPDLLIVDEPTTALDAITREEIIDLLYKLQKQKKMTMIVISHDMYVVKRLSQKNLVMYRGAILEEGFTKDVLENPMHIYTRGLLNAALDMNPYQDLWGIPGEDKDYGGMGCLYYDRCTQKSSVCRSQVPILQYISLERKVACNRGGIATLLEGKDISKSYTHKKQVIKACDSCHLQVRSGEIVALIGQSGSGKTTLATILSGLLKRDTGDVFFEGKTVVGNNFTKIKNGIQIVFQDPFSATNEDFTIEETVGEPLDILRIGKKEERKVAIKKVLQEVQLPTSQEFLQRKCNTLSGGQRQRLAIARSLAMEPKLLIADEISSMLDPSTKANVLRLLKGLQNKKGFAMLYITHDLLLARKIADEVYIMRQGKIIEKGNVLKVFSNPESNYGKMLIQRELHKTIDSL